The Catellicoccus marimammalium M35/04/3 genomic interval GTTAGTCAATGGGATTATGATTCCGATTTCAGCTTTTTTAATTAATCGTTTTAGTACAAAGAAATTGTATATGACAGCGATGACTATTTTCTTTTTAGGAACGTTAACTTGTTTTATTGCCCCTAATTTCCCAACATTATTTATGGGCCGTTTGATTCAAGCGTTAGCAGTAGGGATTGCTTTACCGATGGTTCAAACGATCATGTTAAGTATTTTCCCACCAGAAAAACGAGGAATTGCGATGGGGTTAACCGGGATCGTTGTTGGTCTAGCACCAGCGATTGGTCCTTCTTTATCTGGTTGGATTATTGACCAATCTACATGGCGTAATTTATTTGGTTTATTATTACCAATTGTTGTAGTGGTATTGATTGCAGCAATGTTCTTTATGCGCGATGTATTACCAAGTCAAGATTTACACTTAGATATTCCATCAATTTTCTTATCTATGATTGGATTTGGTAGCTTACTATATGGATTCTCTAGTGTGGGAGAAAAAGGTTGGTTTAGCTCAACGGTTTTAGTTTCTTTAGCTATTGGGGTAGTAGTTATCTTCTTCTTTGTTCGTCGCCAATTGAAGATGGAAACTCCATTCTTAGATCTTCGTGTCTTCAAAGAAAAACAATTTGTCATTTCCACGATGGTCGGAAGTATGGTTTTTATGATGATGATTGGGGTCGAAATGGTGCTACCAATGTATATCCAAAATATTCGTGGAGAAGATGCCTTCCATTCTGGATTAACGTTGTTACCAGGAGCTTTATTGATTGGGATTATGATGCCAATCGCTGGAGGTTTATATGATAAATATGGAGCTCATCGTTTAGCGATTACTGGGTTAACAATTGCAACTTGTGGTACTTTACCATTAATCTTTTTAACAACAAAAACACCAATGATGTTCTTAGTAGTCATTTATGCGGTTCGTATGTTTGGTATTTCGATGGTAATGATGCCAGTGACGACTTCTGGAATGAACTATTTACCAGTAAATAAAATCAGTCATGGTTCAGCGGCAAATAATACCGTGCGTCAAGTGATGGGATCTATCGGAACTGCGATTTTAGTCAGTGTATTATCTAATGTAACGACACATAGTATGCCAAGTGCTTCTTTAATGAAAGAATTACCATTCCTATTCAAACAAGAAGCAATGCAAGCAACATTAAATGGATATCACGTAGCCTTCCTTGTTTCTTGCTTCTTTGGTATTATTGGTTTTGTTTTGGCATTCTTTGTCCGTGATAAAAAAGAACAGAAAGGAGCAAAACACAATGGTTAATTTAGTCATTTTATTTTTAAGTGTGATTGGATTCTTTCTATTCTTTACCGCAATGAAGCCAACAAAACTTCATCAAGGATTAGGAATAGTCTGCCTACTTTTATTCTTAGGGAGCTTGACCTTTGCGATTTTAAATGAGGCTTATCATTACGGGATGAAAGAGGTAGAAACGACAACAAAGGTACCATTGGCTAAAGATACAAAGATGAAAAATATCGTCTTTGTACAATCTGTAGGTACGAAAAAAGAAGAGTCTGTAGTCGTTTATCCAACAAAAAAAGGAATTGAAAAAACAGCTCCTGATGCGGAAGTAAAAAATCATATTGTAAAAGAAAGCGGAAAAGAAGCCTTCTTAGAACAAAAGACAACGTATTGGGATTATAATAACGACGTTATTCGTTTCTTCTTCCATTTCCCTCAAAAAGAACGAGAAGTGACAAAAATTCAAAATGAGTTTTACATTCCAAGTTCCTGGCATGTAATGGAAAAATAAAAAAAGAGTGGTTTTAATGATATAACCCCCAAAAGTCTTCTTTAACTTTTGGGGGTTATTTTTATGTGATTAAGTAAAAAGCAAAAATAAGAAATCTAGATATACAGTTAAAGAACTTTATTCTTTATATCCAATTAATGAATTAGG includes:
- a CDS encoding MDR family MFS transporter, which encodes MKQAVDVHGKSYHRGLLVFVLLIGNFCTVLNQTILATAFPTLMNYFHVSASTVQWLTTGFMLVNGIMIPISAFLINRFSTKKLYMTAMTIFFLGTLTCFIAPNFPTLFMGRLIQALAVGIALPMVQTIMLSIFPPEKRGIAMGLTGIVVGLAPAIGPSLSGWIIDQSTWRNLFGLLLPIVVVVLIAAMFFMRDVLPSQDLHLDIPSIFLSMIGFGSLLYGFSSVGEKGWFSSTVLVSLAIGVVVIFFFVRRQLKMETPFLDLRVFKEKQFVISTMVGSMVFMMMIGVEMVLPMYIQNIRGEDAFHSGLTLLPGALLIGIMMPIAGGLYDKYGAHRLAITGLTIATCGTLPLIFLTTKTPMMFLVVIYAVRMFGISMVMMPVTTSGMNYLPVNKISHGSAANNTVRQVMGSIGTAILVSVLSNVTTHSMPSASLMKELPFLFKQEAMQATLNGYHVAFLVSCFFGIIGFVLAFFVRDKKEQKGAKHNG
- a CDS encoding DUF4811 domain-containing protein, whose protein sequence is MVNLVILFLSVIGFFLFFTAMKPTKLHQGLGIVCLLLFLGSLTFAILNEAYHYGMKEVETTTKVPLAKDTKMKNIVFVQSVGTKKEESVVVYPTKKGIEKTAPDAEVKNHIVKESGKEAFLEQKTTYWDYNNDVIRFFFHFPQKEREVTKIQNEFYIPSSWHVMEK